The Dendropsophus ebraccatus isolate aDenEbr1 chromosome 6, aDenEbr1.pat, whole genome shotgun sequence nucleotide sequence cggctgcgggattttgggcttcagggcagagtgggaaagaaaaagccatatctgagactggccaataaaagaaaaagattaagatgggcaaaagaacacagacattggacagaggaagactggaaaaaagtgttgtggacagatgaatccaagtttgaggtgtttgcatcacaaacaagaacatttgtgtgatgcagaacaaatgaaaagatgctggaagaatgcctgacgccatctgttaagcatggtggaggtaatgtgatggtctggggttgctttggtgctggtaaggtgggagatttgtacagggtaaaaatgattctgaataaggaaggctatcactcaattttgcaacgccatgccatacccagtggacagcgcttgattggagtcaatttcatcctacaacaggacaatgaccctaaaacaACCTCCAAATTGtgtaagaactatttacagcagaagcaggcagctggtattctatcggtaatggagtgaccagcgcagtcaccagatctgaaccccattgagcttttgtgggagcagcttgaccgtatggtacgccagaagtgcctatCCAACCAATCCAATCTTGTggaagctgcttctagaagcgtggggtgcaatttttccagcaaagcaaagtttgatgtaaaaacaatgttatttcaaatacaaatcattatttctaaccttgtcaatgtcttgactatttttttattcatttcacaacgtatggtggtgaataagtgtgacttttcatggaaaacacaaaattgtttgggtgaccccaaaacttttgaacggtagtgtagtttTGTCAAGTGTATTGCAAAAAAAGTCTATGCTGCATGACAGTGGCACAGCTTGGCTAATTATTACTGATAAAAAGTATATGGCACAGGGAAATAAAATAGCTGTTTTATTGGGGAAAAAAGTTGGGGCCTACTTAACCCCTCCtgtgctaattttcatttttgcgtttaaAAGGccccatagtgcttgcattttttgacctacagacccacatgagcctttattttttgcaccactgattgtactttgcaatgacaggtgtaagttttgcataaaatatgctgcgaaaccccccaaaaattatatgcgcggggaaattgaaaaaaaaaagcaatattttttactgacttgttatctatgttccacaagttggtacaattaacccttagaggaccgggccaatttcaatttttgcattttcgttttttcctacttgtgcttaaaaggccagaacacttgtatttttttcacctagaaacccacatgagcctttattttttgtgtcactaattgtactttgcaatgacatgctgaattttttcataaagtacactgtgaaacaaaaaaaaaaattcaataggtggtgaaattgaaaataaaaaacacatttcctTTATTTGCAGGGTATTtctttacgccatttgccctggggtaaaactgacttgttacatatgtttctcaagtcattaccattacaacattatgtaatatgtataactttaaaattatgtgatggcttgtaaaaaatttaaaccattgttaacaaatatatgttacttaaaattgctccattcccaggcttatagcgcttttatcctttggtctatgggtgagtgtgaggtttcattttttgcgccatgatgtgttctttctatcggtaccttgattgcgcatatgcgactttttgatcactttttattaaatttttttagcaTTTAATGCAACCGAAAATTAACAATTTTGCCCCTTGGGactttttgcgcttgcgccgtttaccgtgcgagatcaggaatgtgattaattaatagttcgggtgataccaaacatgtttatttatttatttttatttataacatgcaaaacacagtaatcactgaactcaaggagaacagtgaaaaaaaactccaatgaactACTCAATCAAgcgtctccactgatgcccccaaaaatttaaatatgcaaaacaagagtccgtggagtcttggttgcgagtctcaaaacacgggatagccagatatctctagcctagggatgagcgaacctaaccgttacgaaccagatttgttacgaactttgcaaaaagtttggttcggtaccgaaccgaactttcaaaaagtttgttacgaagttcgtcaAAATTGCAActgcgtcgcaaaactgtattgttttcgcagaatggaagaggatataaggaattattactcctataataccttttatcctgttattatgtgaatatcaaggtgtgtgacgtcactacaggaacaggaagtgcctgagcaaccatgctctttctcattgtgtgtctagactgcagagagagaggagctccgtgctagttagggagggaaagcacatagatagataggcaaacaagtagatagcccgggggggggggggctgtcctgGGCTATCTACTTGTGGGCCTATCTATCTCTGGGCTTTAATCTGCCCCTCTGGACTTCAGAGGTCGTTTGAGAGACAGACATCTCCTGTGAGGAGGACAAGGCTAAAGACCCAAGTGTTTATTTGTAGTGGTAAAAGCAGACAGTTACAAAGCATGTGTCAGACTGCAGTATATCCATCTTTTCTGGTAGCCAAGTCCACTAGAGTGCAAGGTAGCAGACAGTGCCCATTAGGACTTCTGACGTATATATGTTAGAGGGCGCGCAAACCACAGATGCAGTTGTGGCTTACTGCTTTGGTCTCGCTGATCTGGTTGCAGGGTTAGCCAAGCGGCTTGTAGTAATGGTAAAGTCCTTCTTTCAGAAGGAATAGATGAGATTCTCTGGATAGCTGTGGTATTGCACAAAGTCCAGCATGCTAGATCCGGAAATGGAATTTcccatgaggctgggttcacaaaaaaaaaaaaaaaaaaatgcatttgtgtgcacgtttgtatccgtttttctattgccttccattataaaaaaaaatccagataaaaaaaaacagatcaaaacgcatccattttttttttagtgtacacaaaaacttgGTTAACCATGAGTCCCTGGTTACCATAAataagctccccccccctctctgctaATTGTGACAAATGTTCCCAGAATACTTTGGAGTAATTTAGGATGGTTCTGTTTTAATGGTAAGTTGGTTTATTGTTCAGAATTGCTTCATAAGTGGAGGGGCAGTATTGTTGATAGAGACGTTCCACCAGTGTGTTGGTCTTGGGAACCATGATGTGTGTTTCTTTATTCATATAGTTCCACAAATGAAGGGCATATGAGTTACTGAAAGTTGGCAATTTACTCCATACTTCAAAATATTTTCTCCAGGATGAATAAAGGATAGGATAGAATCGTGTAGGATGAAAGTAGGAGATATTTGCACACTTAACATGATCCACAGATTTAAACTGGGGAACCCCACAATGCTTATGTACAACACGTGTAAAAACTCCAGGTCCTTGATGTCCCCATATTTCTCCTCTATAATTTTGTACAAAATTTTCCATGAACTCCCATGTCATCTTGTGATGTGGGGAGAGACCAAAAACACTACTGCTGGTATATGATAAAGTTTCAGCAGCTAGAAAATGATCTTCAGGAATTGGTTGAATGGAAATGACATCGGTATCCATGTAGATGCCTCCATACTTCCACATCATTGCAAATCTACAGGCATCTGATTTTACATGAGTCCAATATACTTCCTTCTTCGGGTCCACCTAAAAAGAAGAAAGATGCAGAGAGGAAAAACCATTACATGATATATGTATTTCAATTAAGTAAATCATTATGTTAAAGGGACTGTCCAGtgaaactctttttctttcaaataaactggtgtcagaaagctctatagatttgtaatttacttctatttaaaagtctcaagtcttccagtacttatcagatgctgtatgtctttcaggaaataatgttttattttcactcacacacagtgctctctgctgacatctctggccaagacaggaacaatCCAGAGTAGGAGAGATTTTTTATGGGAATCTAACTATATACATAactggggggagatccgacccactagacaccagggacgtgcctttccaagcatttaaatgcagcttttaGGTTTGACAGCTCCATTTACATACTTTATTAGCCGCCGTGGCGATAAGACAGTgtcagctaatagaggcactccccTCTCTAAACCCCCCTTGCGGCACCGTGTTGTATGAGGTATGTCATggaacatgaaggggttaagtctatgttcacacaatgtacatttcTAACAAGTATATATGTAGATCAGTCGGCACTCCAGTCCTCTAATGTTGCGGTACTCATGGTAAGGCAATACTCAATGAAAAATAGATCCCGGCATTCGCTCTCATAAATGCTTCTTCAAAGTTTATTGTAACATAATAACAAATGCTGCACGCATTGCCACCCTCCAGTCTTTCTCAAGAGCATGGCTTGCTGTTGAGAGAGACCGGAGGGTCGCAACGCGTGCAGCGTTTGTTATTATGTTACAATAAACTTTGAAGAAGCATTTATGAGAGCGAATGCCGGgatctatttttcattttataacaAGAACGTCCCTTTTCAATTTAAACAACTTCTGTTCTTTCATAGTGAAATAGGTTGCATTCTCCACATTGACCTAGGTAGTCTGGCTTTGTTATTCTTTTCTTTTCCCTATCCCTTTTACATTATCATTGGgagggactgttgcccagttgggGGTTACTGCACTCACCCTGGCCCCTCCTACACACTCTCTGTGTCTCCCTGGCTTACTGACTATGCAAGTACATGGGTGACAAGATGTTAGTGTAGCGGCAAGCCCATAGTCTTCCTCCCTGGGACCCCCTCCTAAACTCACAATTACTCCACATGGCTGTTCTTACTTTATGCATCATcttgctgcaggtcttcttccccTCACCATACCACAAAACATTATATTAGCAGATTTCAAAACTGTTTTGACAGAAGCATCAGTTTATAAAAATGGCTTTATAATATTGATATATAGACCATCAGTTTCATATTACTTACTTTCTCATACCAAGCCAGAAATGGTGTGTCAGCAAATAATTTCTCCAATCTCAGAGGGAAAATGTGGATATTCTTATAAGAAGTGAGGGTTGGGAAGTGTTCCCGGGCTTTCTTCTCATCATCCTCAGTGATTACATCACTTAATCCTTTCATGAAGAAGGCCACAGGTCTATCCGGATAAGTTCGAGCAGCTGATTCAATTGAGCACAAAACTAAAGATGGCTCATCCATTCTGTCTGTAGTTTCCACAAATAGGATACCGTTTCCTTGACCCAGGACACCATTTGGGGTTAGAATACCATTTGGGGTTAGAATGATATTTTCTGATCTAAATGTTTGGTTACCATGATCCATTGTTACAGAAACGGGATTTGGACTTCTTACTTCCTCATTTAATGATTTGACGATAAGCCCCCTGGCCATTAGTAATTCAATGAAGTCTCTAATATTATGGTTGAGTGATGATCTGGTTAGAAGACCTATAACTGCTATTAATAGCAAAATACCAAAAATCTGTATATATTTCAACATCGTTGTAATATCCAGTTATACTGTAGGTGAAAAGAAACACTATATCAGCACAAGATTACATGGACAACTTTGATTTAAAATACCCTGATGTCTgagacaaaaatatatatttcacatatctgtgctgtcagttcccAGACTGCACAAACGATTCAatgatcgtttgtgcagcccgggCCCCTCGATTTGTCATGTCTGGCTGATCTGAAAGGACCCTTAGActcttaggggggcatttattaagtccggctttttttacgccggacttaaaaatgcccccgcggTATTATCTTATGTGCAGTGCTACCGGCCGGAGCATGTGCATGTTCAGAAGATTTCTCCCTGTTGATCAACTTCCCTACACTGCATAAAAGCTGGATGTGGACTTCGGCTGAACTCCATTGATATCAGCATCTGTGTAAGTGTTATTTTCACCTTTCCAGCTGGATTTCTATACAGGTATTTGGCAACTATATAATCTTGACcctccttattctgactgacccactaatAGTCTGCTctgggtgtatctatatgtttagtttatGATCTGTATAATTGGGGGAATATAGGGCGTCCCACACACACCTAGCAGCATTAATAATTTTGTATACAGCGCTAATGAGCATATCAACACACGGTTTATACTTACACCGTGAGTTGAGTGCATTACCAAATAttctgattctgcagcacttaacAGCACATAGATTTGCCAGTTTTGTCACTGTCCCCCATTAGacctcacaatctaaattcgcctatctgtgtgtttttttgggtgtgggaggaaacccacacaaacacagggaCAACATACAAATTCCTTGTAGATGTGGACTTTGGTGGGATTTAAACTCAGGACCCCACTACTGCAAGGCAAAAGTGCTAACTACTGCGCCACTGTAAAATTTAATTTCAAATTCAATTATCAAATATAGTCTGGAATGCCAAAGCTGCCAGACTTTCCCTCTTATAGATAGTTGTGTGCTCAGTTTTATTCCAGAGCCTCTGATGAATACTGTATCGTTATTTATCGTCATTCATCACTGCGTAACCGGGAGTCGGGAGTGATAATTCTTGCGCCACCAACCTTTACGAGGAAACAGTTGTGGGCCTTCTTTATTCTTCAGTTTCAGCTTAAATTTCaactttaatatttttaaatttaaattttactAAATTATAGTAAGCAACCATCAAGAATTCAGGCTCTTACAGTTAGCTTTTCTTTTAAGAAGCTCCACCTACTTTGCACTCCTGTATTAATTAAGTGGTtccctttttaatgtttttgacGTTCACCACCAGGCCTTCACCATGAAGTTTACCATTAGGCCCTCACCCATAATTTTATGAGGGTGTGCAATAGGCCTTCATTATCCAGGAACCCTGGCCTTCTCTCCCAGTTAGCAGGGACGCATAGTTGTCACTTAGTGAAGGTGTTGTTAGGGCAGCAAGTCAAAGGGAGGATATCGTCATGTGAACATGCAGGTTCTCATTGTCCCACCAAACTTCCAATTCAGTTTCAATattagtttaaattaaattaatttaaattttattattaatgtaaatttctttttttttccccctcttttaaaTTTaggcggccgcggcgtttaagtgtaagtgacaggggaagtcactgcagatagaaaactgaaagtgctagagctcttagaaggggaggagagaaaaacgaaaacactaaggtcaaaatttgcgcggtccactgggtcattttgggcctggtcctcaaagggttaaatgcctTATTTTCTTGATAAAGTACCAATGTAGCATCAACTTTTTAAGGTTTCCATAAAtttcaacaaaacacagtaatcactgaactcaaggagaacagtgaaaaaaaaactccaatgaagtgcTCAATCAAgaatctccactgatgcccccaaaaatttaaatatgcaaaacaagagtccgtggagtctcggttgcgagtctcaaaacacagcatagccagatatctctagcctgttgccacggggtgcctccataatGGGGAgagctccacggactcttgttttgcacatttaaattttggggggcatcagtggagactcttgattgagtacttcattggagtttttttcacagttctccttgagtttagtgattactgtgttttgttggtcaatttgttattgccccaactagccagaatcttactccacactgatgaggggcaaatagcctgaaacggctgtctgtggatgaaggcctgccttggcaagcccttgtcatgatcgcaatactcataccttgagttagacattgacaaaaaaggggccaccctggtatttccctgtttgtgttccaatactcgcaaccgagtgggacataaggggctatgtatcagggtggtgtggtgctctccccatcatggaggcaccccatggcaacaggctagagatatttggctatcccgtgttttgagactccacggactcttgtctTGCATATTCCATAAATTTCACCCTCAAGCCAAATATCGTTAACTTTTTGTGAGCACTGTATACTGCACATGAAACAGAAATCTGCAAATGTCTTGCCCAAACATAGCTTAAATCAAAACATGTCCAGTGTCATTCTTGATCCCACCAAAGGAAATGTTTCCAAGGATTCATCTTGGAATATGTGTCTGTAAGTTATTAATTCCATAATAAAATGTATCATGCTGTGGAACAATAAACCATACAAATAGGTCAAAACATATGAAAAAAGGAAGGTTTCGAAAtttagaacggccggtgtcagaaaagattatcccggccagTCCTGCATTACCAGTCGGATGACCCTTAcagctgctgaattcggatgcgggcgcatccgtgcacgcctgcatccgaattccccgctgctcacaatggagcgcgcggataggtcagtttcttgcggcaccgctagggatcccggctggagcatatactatgtgtttacactccAGCAGGGGTTGCCTTAGCGGCAGCACTACGTACgtaccgtagtaatcatggccgtgatCACTACagtacttatgtagtgtgaacatagccttagaatgcaaAAAAACTAAAGTCATCCAAAAAGGTAATAACTTGCTAACAATAGCAGTATGATTGCATGCAAAAATGTACTTTTGCATAACTACAGGGCTTAAACCCAACAAACAAAGCAAATGCTAGacaaatgattaaaggggtagttaacaactaccgaacgacgatttaatgacatgttgaaagatcaaaacgaacgatttctcgttcgtcatttgatcgctcgctgcgcttacacgtacgattatcatttgaattctaTCGtaatcgcgcaaattcgcatgataatcgttacatgtaaacgcagcataagtgccagagatttgtaatttacttctatttagaaatatcaagtcttccagtacttatcaaatactgtatgtcttgcaggaaataatgttttattttcattcagacacagtgctctctgctgacatttctggccaagacaggaactaccTAGagtaggagagattttctatgggaatctaactatagtcttccagtacttatcagatgctataTGCCCTACAGGAACTGGTATTCTTTCCACTTtgagaccaggagaggttttctatggggatttgctactgctctggacagttcctgacatggacagaggaggcaacaaaaagcactgtgtaagactagaaagaatacaccacttcctgcaggacatacagtagctgataagtactggaagacttgagatttcttttaacagaagtgatttacaaatctctggcaccagctgatttgaaagtaaaaaaaaaaattggtaaacaacccttttaagtaaaaataatatgtataaaatatgcAATACAGTACAACCAATATGTAAAAAGGAAAGGGATTGACAGCAAGAACCTCTGAGAGATGGGAAAGCACATCAAAGCAATCTTAGGTAACAATGTTTACAATATAAATAATCAGGTAGTGGCCACTTATAGCATAGTCTACATGCAGTCAATGGGTAAAAGAATACATAAACATAAAATGCATGAAAATCCCTCCAACTTTTAAATACAAACAAGGTCCAAGGCAAATACTGAGTATATTACCAGGATCCCCCACCTCATTCACTCAACAAGCATTTTGTGTTACCTGCTTTGTCACCCTTGACTGATGTGGAGCTACAATGCAAAAGTGGAGTCACCAACCTGTCTCAATTGCATAACAATAGCAGCATCAGACAGCGACACTAAATGAACTCCTTTCTATAATTACTATGCTTATGTTATGCTGATATGGGTGGAGTCCTAAGTTAATTATGGTATGAAGTAAACTTTAGTAGTTTCACTGTTATGTATATAGTTTTTCTGCTTGTGACTTGGGTACTAAAGTAAAGTTTGACATTTGCCCAGTCTTATACTCACTTTCCAATCAGACTGCTTATTGAGCATAAATAcaacttataatttttttttttaattatttttctattttttggggggggcaaatGGTATCTGCCTTAAAACTTGCCCTttaatattaaggctatgttcacactgcgtacgaatccgtatgcaggtcttacgctgccgtacatgtgcggctgaaactacaggcgtgcgaaaaatcgacatgcgctgGATGCGTAAggactgcgaacatacgcccgtagtacagttatgcttccctagcttgtttcgaagcgatctgaagcaggtcatttacttgaaaatcttcgcccagccccgtaaaccacacagaaccttttggatcaaaaaatcaagttcaatttggctggaataagtacttcgtacgggaccacatggaaattcacggccgtgagtttcaacatttccgtcctcaaacaatggtcttgttaatttttcacgccaccgtatacgatccggccgtaagctcatacgtagtgtgcactgtgcgggcgtatattgtatgctttcaagcgaacgcatcaacctcaaaactacgtgcgtatattcgcgtaTTGCagtacggacggattcatacgcagtgtgaacaaagtgtacctgttgttttaaaatagtttCAACATCCTGCCTTATTTTGTTAGATTAACCGTGGTGACAAGG carries:
- the LOC138795008 gene encoding alpha-1,4-N-acetylglucosaminyltransferase-like — its product is MLKYIQIFGILLLIAVIGLLTRSSLNHNIRDFIELLMARGLIVKSLNEEVRSPNPVSVTMDHGNQTFRSENIILTPNGILTPNGVLGQGNGILFVETTDRMDEPSLVLCSIESAARTYPDRPVAFFMKGLSDVITEDDEKKAREHFPTLTSYKNIHIFPLRLEKLFADTPFLAWYEKVDPKKEVYWTHVKSDACRFAMMWKYGGIYMDTDVISIQPIPEDHFLAAETLSYTSSSVFGLSPHHKMTWEFMENFVQNYRGEIWGHQGPGVFTRVVHKHCGVPQFKSVDHVKCANISYFHPTRFYPILYSSWRKYFEVWSKLPTFSNSYALHLWNYMNKETHIMVPKTNTLVERLYQQYCPSTYEAILNNKPTYH